In the Passer domesticus isolate bPasDom1 chromosome 4, bPasDom1.hap1, whole genome shotgun sequence genome, one interval contains:
- the NDNF gene encoding protein NDNF isoform X1, translating to MLCITRMLLLRCPLPLLLLLLLPLDSRPQKLPTRDEELFQMQIRDKAFFHDSSVIPDGAEISSYLFRDTPKRYFFVVEEDNTPLAVTVTPCDAPLEWKLSVQELPEEASGEGSGDPEPLEQQKQQITNEEGTELFSYKGNDVEYFVSSSSPSGLYQLDLLSTEKDTHFKVYATTTPESDQPYPELPYDPRIDVTSLGRTTVTLAWKPSPTASLLRQPIQYCIVINKEHNFKSLCAVEAKLSSDDAFMMAPKPGLDFSPFDFAHFGFPADSNPGKERGFLKSSKFGRQTSPKPRVDLHRVCVGNKNIFTVSDLKPDTQYYFDMFAVNTNTNMSTAYVGTFARTKEEAKQKTVELKDGKVTDVFIKRKGAKFLRFAPVSSHQKVTFSIHSCLDAVQIQVRRDGKLLLSQSVEGVRQFQLRGKAKAKYLIRLKGSKKGASMLKILATTRPNKQSFPSLPEDTRIKAFDKLRTCSSVTVAWLGTQERNKFCIYKREVDDNYNEEQKKREQNQCLGPDTRKKSEKVLCKYFHSQNIQKAVTTETIRGLQPGKSYLLDVYVIGHGGHSVKYQSKLVKTRKFC from the exons ATGCTGTGTATTACCAG gatgctcctgctGCGCTGCCCGCTGccgctcctcctgctgctgctgctgccgctcgACTCCAGGCCCCAGAAGCTGCCCACCAGGGATGAGGAGCTCTTCCAGATGCAGATCCGGGACAAGGCGTTCTTCCACGACTCATCAGTCATCCCCGACGGAGCCGAAATCAGCAGCTACCTCTTCCGAGACACCCCCAAAAG GTATTTCTTTGTGGTTGAAGAGGACAACACTCCCTtagcagtgacagtgacaccgtGCGATGCCCCTCTGGAGTGGAAACTGAGTGTGCAGGAGCTCCCAGAGGAAGCCAGTGGGGAAGGATCAG GAGACCCAGAGCCCCTTGAGCAACAGAAACAGCAGATTACCAACGAGGAAGGCACGGAGCTCTTCTCCTACAAAGGCAACGATGTGGAGTACTTCGTGTCCTCTAGTTCCCCCTCTGGGCTGTACCAGCTGGATCTGCTGTCGACAGAGAAAGACACCCATTTTAAAGTGTATGCAACCACGACTCCAGAGTCGGACCAGCCTTATCCTGAGTTACCTTACGATCCCAGAATCGATGTCACCTCTCTGGGACGTACCACGGTGACGCTGGCATGGAAACCGAGCCCCACGGCCTCTTTGCTGAGACAGCCCATCCAGTACTGCATAGTCATCAACAAGGAGCACAACTTCAAAAGCCTCTGTGCTGTCGAAGCCAAGCTCAGCTCTGACGATGCCTTCATGATGGCTCCAAAGCCAGGTCTGGATTTCAGCCCCTTTGACTTTGCCCATTTTGGCTTCCCTGCAGACAGCAACCCTGGCAAAGAACGTGGTTTCCTAAAATCCTCCAAGTTTGGGCGGCAAACATCCCCAAAGCCAAGAGTTGACCTGCATAGAGTTTGTGTGGGGAACAAGAACATCTTCACCGTGTCTGACCTGAAGCCAGACACGCAGTACTACTTTGACATGTTTGCAGTGAACACCAACACCAACATGAGCACTGCCTATGTCGGCACCTTTGCCAGGACCAAGGAGGAGGCGAAGCAGAAAACAGTTGAGCTGAAGGACGGCAAAGTTACAGATGTGTTCATCAAAAGAAAGGGAGCCAAATTTCTACGTTTTGCCCCTGTTTCATCTCACCAAAAAGTCACCTTTTCCATTCATTCCTGCCTGGATGCTGTTCAGATCCAAGTTAGGAGGGATGGAAAGCTCCTCTTGTCTCAAAGTGTGGAGGGCGTGCGGCAGTTCCAGCTCCGGGGGAAAGCAAAAGCTAAATACCTTATTAGGCTGAAGGGCAGCAAGAAAGGCGCTTCCATGCTGAAGATCCTGGCTACAACCAGGCCTAACAAGCAGtcattcccttcccttcccgaaGACACGCGGATCAAAGCCTTTGACAAGCTCCGCACGTGTTCCTCGGTCACCGTGGCGTGGCTGGGCACACAGGAAAGGAACAAATTCTGCATCTACAAGAGGGAAGTGGATGACAATTACAACgaagagcagaagaaaagagagcagaacCAGTGCTTGGGTCCAGACACGAGGAAGAAGTCGGAAAAGGTTCTGTGTAAATACTTCCACAGCCAGAACATCCAGAAAGCAGTGACCACAGAGACAATCAGAGGCCTGCAGCCTGGCAAGTCCTACCTGCTGGATGTTTACGTGATAGGGCACGGCGGGCACTCGGTGAAATACCAGAGCAAACTGGTGAAAACAAGGAAGTTCTGTTAG
- the NDNF gene encoding protein NDNF isoform X2, whose translation MLLLRCPLPLLLLLLLPLDSRPQKLPTRDEELFQMQIRDKAFFHDSSVIPDGAEISSYLFRDTPKRYFFVVEEDNTPLAVTVTPCDAPLEWKLSVQELPEEASGEGSGDPEPLEQQKQQITNEEGTELFSYKGNDVEYFVSSSSPSGLYQLDLLSTEKDTHFKVYATTTPESDQPYPELPYDPRIDVTSLGRTTVTLAWKPSPTASLLRQPIQYCIVINKEHNFKSLCAVEAKLSSDDAFMMAPKPGLDFSPFDFAHFGFPADSNPGKERGFLKSSKFGRQTSPKPRVDLHRVCVGNKNIFTVSDLKPDTQYYFDMFAVNTNTNMSTAYVGTFARTKEEAKQKTVELKDGKVTDVFIKRKGAKFLRFAPVSSHQKVTFSIHSCLDAVQIQVRRDGKLLLSQSVEGVRQFQLRGKAKAKYLIRLKGSKKGASMLKILATTRPNKQSFPSLPEDTRIKAFDKLRTCSSVTVAWLGTQERNKFCIYKREVDDNYNEEQKKREQNQCLGPDTRKKSEKVLCKYFHSQNIQKAVTTETIRGLQPGKSYLLDVYVIGHGGHSVKYQSKLVKTRKFC comes from the exons atgctcctgctGCGCTGCCCGCTGccgctcctcctgctgctgctgctgccgctcgACTCCAGGCCCCAGAAGCTGCCCACCAGGGATGAGGAGCTCTTCCAGATGCAGATCCGGGACAAGGCGTTCTTCCACGACTCATCAGTCATCCCCGACGGAGCCGAAATCAGCAGCTACCTCTTCCGAGACACCCCCAAAAG GTATTTCTTTGTGGTTGAAGAGGACAACACTCCCTtagcagtgacagtgacaccgtGCGATGCCCCTCTGGAGTGGAAACTGAGTGTGCAGGAGCTCCCAGAGGAAGCCAGTGGGGAAGGATCAG GAGACCCAGAGCCCCTTGAGCAACAGAAACAGCAGATTACCAACGAGGAAGGCACGGAGCTCTTCTCCTACAAAGGCAACGATGTGGAGTACTTCGTGTCCTCTAGTTCCCCCTCTGGGCTGTACCAGCTGGATCTGCTGTCGACAGAGAAAGACACCCATTTTAAAGTGTATGCAACCACGACTCCAGAGTCGGACCAGCCTTATCCTGAGTTACCTTACGATCCCAGAATCGATGTCACCTCTCTGGGACGTACCACGGTGACGCTGGCATGGAAACCGAGCCCCACGGCCTCTTTGCTGAGACAGCCCATCCAGTACTGCATAGTCATCAACAAGGAGCACAACTTCAAAAGCCTCTGTGCTGTCGAAGCCAAGCTCAGCTCTGACGATGCCTTCATGATGGCTCCAAAGCCAGGTCTGGATTTCAGCCCCTTTGACTTTGCCCATTTTGGCTTCCCTGCAGACAGCAACCCTGGCAAAGAACGTGGTTTCCTAAAATCCTCCAAGTTTGGGCGGCAAACATCCCCAAAGCCAAGAGTTGACCTGCATAGAGTTTGTGTGGGGAACAAGAACATCTTCACCGTGTCTGACCTGAAGCCAGACACGCAGTACTACTTTGACATGTTTGCAGTGAACACCAACACCAACATGAGCACTGCCTATGTCGGCACCTTTGCCAGGACCAAGGAGGAGGCGAAGCAGAAAACAGTTGAGCTGAAGGACGGCAAAGTTACAGATGTGTTCATCAAAAGAAAGGGAGCCAAATTTCTACGTTTTGCCCCTGTTTCATCTCACCAAAAAGTCACCTTTTCCATTCATTCCTGCCTGGATGCTGTTCAGATCCAAGTTAGGAGGGATGGAAAGCTCCTCTTGTCTCAAAGTGTGGAGGGCGTGCGGCAGTTCCAGCTCCGGGGGAAAGCAAAAGCTAAATACCTTATTAGGCTGAAGGGCAGCAAGAAAGGCGCTTCCATGCTGAAGATCCTGGCTACAACCAGGCCTAACAAGCAGtcattcccttcccttcccgaaGACACGCGGATCAAAGCCTTTGACAAGCTCCGCACGTGTTCCTCGGTCACCGTGGCGTGGCTGGGCACACAGGAAAGGAACAAATTCTGCATCTACAAGAGGGAAGTGGATGACAATTACAACgaagagcagaagaaaagagagcagaacCAGTGCTTGGGTCCAGACACGAGGAAGAAGTCGGAAAAGGTTCTGTGTAAATACTTCCACAGCCAGAACATCCAGAAAGCAGTGACCACAGAGACAATCAGAGGCCTGCAGCCTGGCAAGTCCTACCTGCTGGATGTTTACGTGATAGGGCACGGCGGGCACTCGGTGAAATACCAGAGCAAACTGGTGAAAACAAGGAAGTTCTGTTAG